A genomic stretch from Kogia breviceps isolate mKogBre1 chromosome 1, mKogBre1 haplotype 1, whole genome shotgun sequence includes:
- the NRAS gene encoding GTPase NRas translates to MTEYKLVVVGAGGVGKSALTIQLIQNHFVDEYDPTIEDSYRKQVVIDGETCLLDILDTAGQEEYSAMRDQYMRTGEGFLCVFAINNSKSFADINLYREQIKRVKDSDDVPMVLVGNKCDLPTRTVDTKQAHELAKSYGIPFIETSAKTRQGVEDAFYTLVREIRQYRMKKLNSSDDGTQGCMGLPCVVM, encoded by the exons ATGACTGAGTACAAACTGGTGGTGGTTGGAGCAGGTGGTGTTGGGAAAAGCGCACTGACAATCCAGCTGATCCAGAACCACTTTGTAGATGAATATGATCCCACCATAGAG GATTCTTACCGAAAACAGGTGGTTATAGATGGTGAAACCTGTCTGTTGGACATACTGGATACAGCTGGACAAGAGGAGTACAGTGCCATGAGAGACCAATACATGAGGACAGGCGAAGGCTTCCTTTGTGTATTTGCCATCAATAATAGCAaatcatttgcagatattaacCTCTACAG GGAACAGATTAAGCGTGTAAAAGACTCAGATGATGTACCTATGGTGCTAGTAGGAAACAAGTGTGATTTGCCAACAAGGACAGTTGACACAAAACAAGCCCATGAACTGGCCAAGAGTTATGGGATTCCATTCATTGAAACCTCAGCCAAGACCAGACAG gGTGTTGAAGATGCCTTTTACACACTGGTAAGAGAAATACGTCAGTACCGAATGAAAAAACTCAACAGCAGTGATGATGGGACTCAAGGTTGTATGGGTTTGCCATGTGTGGTGATGTAA